In the genome of Spirochaetota bacterium, the window CGCAGAAGCCGGCGGCTGCCGAGGCGCCCGTGAAAGCAGAAGCAGATGCCTCCGGAACGCAGGCATAAGGCGCGGGGAAGGAAACACGTATGATACAATTAATGAGCCGGCTTTCCGTCGCGGACAATACCGGTATTAAACGGCTTAAATGCATCAAGGTCCTCGGCGGTACGCGAAGGCGTTATGCCTCGGTCGGCGATGTGATCGTCTGCTCGATCAAGGACATCATACCGACATCGGCGTTCGAGAAAGGCGGCATCGTGAAAGCGGTGATCGTCCGGACGAAGAAAGAGATAAAGCGGAAGGACGGATCGTACATCCGGTTCGACGATAATGCCGCTGTTGTTATCGATGATAAACTGGAACCGCGCGGCAAGCGCATCTTCGGACCCGTAGCACGCGAGCTTCGCGACTGCGGTTTCATGAAGATAGTATCGCTTGCGCCGGAAGTCCTCTAGGGAGAGCGGGATGCCGAAGACATATAATGCAAAAAAGGCCATTATCGAAGCCAATCGTTCTGTGAAGTTCAAGATCCGCAAGGGTGACACGGTCGAGGTCATCAGCGGAACGTATAAGGGTAAGCGCGGGGAGGTCATCTCCGTTGATCGCGCGCTCGGACGGGTGACGGTGAAGGGCGTTAATCTCATGAAGAAGACGGTGCAGAAGAGCCGTGAGCACCAGAAGGGCGGGATCATCGAGCGCGAGGCGCCGATGCATATCGCGAAGGTCATGATCGTATCGGCAAAGACGGGTAAAGCTACACGCATCGGGAGAAAGATCGTCGACGGCGCTGCCAAGCGCTTCGAGCGGTCGTCCGGTGAGCTTATCGATAAGTAGTAAGGAACGAGTATGCGTTTGAAGGAATTGTATCACAAGAAAGTGCGCTCCGAGATGCAGGAGGCGATGAAGTACACGTCGATCATGGCGGTGCCCCGCGTGACCAAGGTCGTGCTCAACATCGGCGTCAGCAAGGCTATCGAGGATAAGAAATTCGTCGATACCGCTGCCGAAGAGTTGAGCCTTATCGCCGGCCAGCGCGTGATGAAGACACGCGCCAAGAAGGCCATATCGAATTTCAAACTTCGCGAGGGACTTCCCATCGGCTGTATGGTGACGCTCCGCGGCGATCGTGCGTATGATTTTCTTGAGCGTCTCATCTATATCGCGCTTCCGCGCGTGCGGGACTTTCAGGGAATACCGCGCCGGGGCTTCGACGGCCAGGGGAATTACAATCTCGGCGTCAAGGAACATATCATATTCCCCGAAGTCTCATATGAGAAGACCGATATGATCAAGGGAATGAACATCACCATCGGTACGACGGCGAAAACGGATGAAGAAGCGCTCGAGCTTTTGACACGGCTCGGCCTTCCATTCAGGAAAAAGTAGGAGAAAAAAGAATGGCACGTCTCGCGATGCGCTTAAAGGCGCTCAAAAAACCGAAATACAAAACGCGGAAGCACAACCGCTGTCCCATTTGCGGACGTCCGCGGGCATACCTGCGCGACTAC includes:
- the rplN gene encoding 50S ribosomal protein L14: MIQLMSRLSVADNTGIKRLKCIKVLGGTRRRYASVGDVIVCSIKDIIPTSAFEKGGIVKAVIVRTKKEIKRKDGSYIRFDDNAAVVIDDKLEPRGKRIFGPVARELRDCGFMKIVSLAPEVL
- the rplX gene encoding 50S ribosomal protein L24; its protein translation is MPKTYNAKKAIIEANRSVKFKIRKGDTVEVISGTYKGKRGEVISVDRALGRVTVKGVNLMKKTVQKSREHQKGGIIEREAPMHIAKVMIVSAKTGKATRIGRKIVDGAAKRFERSSGELIDK
- the rplE gene encoding 50S ribosomal protein L5, with amino-acid sequence MRLKELYHKKVRSEMQEAMKYTSIMAVPRVTKVVLNIGVSKAIEDKKFVDTAAEELSLIAGQRVMKTRAKKAISNFKLREGLPIGCMVTLRGDRAYDFLERLIYIALPRVRDFQGIPRRGFDGQGNYNLGVKEHIIFPEVSYEKTDMIKGMNITIGTTAKTDEEALELLTRLGLPFRKK
- a CDS encoding type Z 30S ribosomal protein S14; protein product: MARLAMRLKALKKPKYKTRKHNRCPICGRPRAYLRDYDMCRLCFRRLASNGMIPGVTKASW